Within the Syntrophales bacterium genome, the region AGGACATGCTGTCCCAGGGCGGATACGGATCGATCCCCGACGACGCAGAACATCCGGGCAGTGCCCCTCGGAAAGCCGCCACGCTCGACGTCGCTTTCGAGCGGGTCTGGTCCGACGATGACGTGCTTCCCGCAATCAGCACGCTGAAAAAAGCCGCATAAACCCAATCTTCTTGCTCTCTCCTTACCCCCCGGCCGTCCCGTCGTAACTGGCGGGGCGGCCTTTTTTTATCTTCCAGGCACAAAGCAACGAGTACGAAGCCAAGATTGACACGTTGATCAATCTCCCGTATCATCCCGGCCTGCGAGGTGTCGAAGAACCCGGGTTCTTCTTTTCCCCACTTCCGGAAAGCCGGTTGGATCATGAAGTTCTTCCAGAAGCTCACCCCCGCCATGACGGCACCGTTTCTCGCCGTTTTTCTCGGTGTCGTCCTTTTTCTCTTCGACCCCCTTCCCCTCCAGGTGCTTCGAAACGCCGCCTTTGACCAATACCAGCGCTGGCAACCGCGGCCATACGAATCGGCTCCCGTTCGCATCATCGACATCGACGAAGAAAGCCTGAAGAAGGTCGGACAGTGGCCCTGGCCCCGTACGCGGGTTGCCGAGCTGGTCGACATACTTGAGCAGGCCGGAGCGGCCGCCGTCGGCATGGACATCGTCTTCGCGGAGCCGGACCGGACGTCGCCGAAGTCCATGGCCGCCGCCTGGAGCCTTCCGGAGGACCTCCGCCGGCGCCTGGCCGGTTTGACCGACCATGACGAGGTCCTGGCCCGGACGATCCGCCACGGCCGTGTCGTCCTCGGATTCGCAGCCGAACGGGACGGTCCGGAGAGGCTCCTGCCCGCGCGTCCCTTTCGATTCATCTTTTCCGGCCCCTCTCCCCTCCCTTTTCTTCATCCGTTTGAAAGCTCGGTGACGGCAATTCCGCTCCTGGAAAACGCGGCGGCGGGCAACGGCGTCCTTTCGTTCATCCCCGACTCGGACGGAGTCGTCCGCCGGGTCCCTCTGGTCGTGAGTCTGCGGGACCAGGCGATGCCTTCCCTCGCCGCCGAGGCGCTGAGGGTGGCCCAGGACCAGGCGAACTACATCGTGAAGACAAGCGCCGGGAAGGGAGTCGGCATGGAGGAAATCCGGATCGGCGCATTCACCGTACCGACGACCCCCCGGGGGGAGATCTGGGTGCATTACACACGGCCCGTTCCGGACCGCTACATTCCGGCCTGGAAAGTGCTGGCGGGAGAGGCCCCCCGGGACCGGATCGACGGGCATATCGTACTGCTCGGCACCTCCGCCCAGGGTCTCATGGATCTGCGCTTCAGTCCGGCGGGGACCATCATTCCCGGCGTCGAGGCCCACGCCCAGGCGCTGGAGCAGATTTTCACGAAGGCCTACCTGACCCGTCCGTCCCAGGCGGAGGCCATCGAGGCGCTGGTGATCGTCATCGGCGGCCTGCTCGTCGCGATCATCGCCCTTTCCACGCAGGCCATGGTCTCGGCCGGGGTGACCGCCGCCGTTCTCCTGGCCGCCGGAGGAGGCGCGTGGATCGCCTTCAGCCGCTACGGCCTGCTTCTGGACCCGGTTACGCCCGGACTGGCGATCGCGATCACCTTCGTCGCCGGGAGCGTCGTCCGCCACCGGACCAGCGAGCAGCGCCAGCGGTGGGTCCGGGAGGCCTTCTCACGATACGTGTCGCCCAACCGCGTCGATTACCTCGTCGAGCATCCCGACCAGCTCGAACTGGGGGGACAGCGCCGGGTATGCAGCTTCATCTTCACGGATCTTGCCGGTTTTACCAGCCTCATGGAATCGATGGACCCCGGCGACGCCGTCTCGATCCTCAACGCCTACCTGGACGAGATGGTCACCATCGCCTTCCGGCACGGCGGGACCCTGGACCGGATCGTCGGCGACGCCGTGGCGATCATGTTCTCGGCTCCGGTCGTGCAGCCGGACCACCAGGAGCGGGCCCTGAATTGCGCCCTGGAGATGCATGCCTTCGCGGAGCGGTATGCGGACGATCTCAACGCGAAGGGCATCGCCTTCGGGCAGACCCGCATTGGCGTCCACACCGGCGAGGTCATCGTGGGAAACTTCGGCGGAACGACCATGTTCGATTACCGCGCCCTGGGCGACGCCGTCAACACGGCTTCCCGTCTCGAGGGCGCGAACAAGCACCTGGGAACGAGGATCTGCGTCTCCGAGGCGACCCGCGCCGGCTGCCCGGACGCGGCAGTGCGGCCCGTGGGATCCCTGATCCTGAAGGGAAAGACCGAGCCCCTGATAGTCTACGAGCCGATTGCAGCGGAAAGGGAAACCGTCGGGACGGGATCGCGCGACCCCGTATACGAGGCGGCGTTCGGACTGCTTCAGAGCCGCAGTCCCGATGCCGATAAGGCCTTCGAGCGCCTGGCGGACGAGCGTCCGCACGATCCGCTCGTTCATCTTCACCTCGGACGCCTGCGGGCGGGCGAAACAGGAGACACCATCGTCCTGGCGGAAAAATAGCGTTCTTTCCGCCGTGGCGGCGGTCGTCGGACAGGCAGAGACGATACAAACCCGGCCATCGGGCAGCGTCCCTTCGTGCCGGTTCGATGGGAGATCGAGACCCGGCAAACAAACGGACTACGAATCATGGAGGGTGGAACCATGTTCAGATTCATCATGGCGATCCTCCTGCTGTTCCCGGCCTGTGTCTGGGCGGGGGACCAGGATGCGATCGGGTATGTCAAGACGGTCAAGGGCAGTGCCTTTGTGCTCGACGGCGGGAAGTCGGTCAGGGCCGCACCGGGCACACCGATCAAGATGGGGAACACGCTCAAGACCGGCCCCGGCGGCAGCATGGGGGTCACGTTCAAGGACAACACCGTGATGTCCTTCGGGCCGGACACCGTATTGACGGTGGACGAGTATCTCTACGCCCCGGGGAAAGACAACCTCAAATTCGGAACCACCGCATCGAAAGGAAGCCTCGAAGTCGTATCGGGCGTGATCGCACGGCTCAAGCCGAACTCCGTCCGCATGAAGACGCCGACGGGAACGATCGGGATCCGCGGCACCCACTACCTGCTCAAGGTAGAACCGCAGGAAGGAGGGGAAAAGCCATGACGCGAACCCTGATGAAAACGGGACTGGCCGTGCTGGCCCTTCTCTTCACAGTGGGCTGCGCGACGGCGCCGGCACCGAAATCATACGCCGTCCTGATGGAAAATCCGGACGGGACCACAGGGCAGATCGCCGTCAGCGGGGCAAAGGGCGAGGTGCTGCTGGACAAGCCGCGCACCGGCACCGACCTGGATGGATCGACAGGAACCCCGTACGCGGTCGGCGAAGACCGGATCCGGAGGGACTTCGGCGAGGCCCTTGCCGCCCGACCGCCGCTGCCGGTCAGCTTCATGCTCTACTACCGGGCGGGGGGGACGGTGCTGACGGGAGAGTCCCAGGCCCTGATCCCGGCGATCCTGGAGGCGACCCGGACCCGGCCGGCGCCCGATGTGTCGGTGATCGGCCATACGGATACCGTGGGGAACAGCGAGGCCAATGAGAAGCTCGCGTTGCAACGGGCACAATCGGTGGCGGAGATTATCCGGAAGGCGGGCCTGCAGGTCCAAGACCTGACGATCGCCTCCCATGGTGAGCGAAATCTCCTCGTCTCCACACCGGACAACACACCCGAACCGAGAAACCGCCGGGTGGAGGTCACCGTTCGCTGACCACGTCACCTCCCGTTCCCGTTGGTGCACAACCCGGAGGCGGGCCGGCCCGCTTGACACACACATGCCGCGGAAAGGAAATGCCATGACTCTCTTCCCAAACCTGAAGCTGCGTTTCCACAATTGGGCCGTGATCGCCCTCCTGTGTTTCGTCTTCGTTCTCACCGCCTCGGTCATGGCGGTCGTCATCACCAAGTTCAACGCCATGGCGGAGGACAATGCCAGGAAGCGCTTCCTGCTGATCACCCAGACCGGCGTCGAGCGGCTCAAGGCCCTCATCGGGGGGACGGGACGCCACGTGGAAGTGTACGCCGATGTCAAGCAGGAGCGATTCCGGCGGGACGGGCGGCTGAACGATCGCGACATGTGGCTGACCTTCATGTCGCAGTTGAAGACGGAGGATAACCTCTATTCCGTCTATTTCGGTCTCGAAAACGACGACTTCTACCAGGTTGTGCACACCCGGGGCAACCCGGGCTGGAATGCACATATTGCCGCGCCCCGGAATACGTGGTTTGCCCAGCGGACGATCATCCGGACAAGCGGGGGCGGGCGCGAGGAATCCTGGCGATACTGGTCGTCCGACATGCAACCGATCGGCACAAAGAAGCGACCGTCCGACTATTTCCCGACGGTGCGGCCCTGGTACTGGGGGGTAAAGCTGGCAAAACCCGTTGCGATCACGGATCCGTATGTCTTTGCCTCTTCGCGGGAGCCGGGAATCACGATCTCCAGTCCCCTCCCGGGAGGGATAGGAGTGCTCGGAGCCGACCTGAGCCTGGGATCGCTCCGGGACTTTCTGTCAAAAATTCCCCTGACGCCCAACGGTGCCATTGTGGTGCTGGATCGCAAAAACCGGATCCTGGCTCATCACAGCACATCGCCGACCTGCAGGCTGAAGGATACGGCCGTGCTGATGCCGGTCTCCACAACCGGCAGTCCCCTTCTGGCCGTCCTGGAAAACTGGAAAGGCGGGGACGGCGGGACAGAGACACGGATTGTCGATGTCGGGGGGGATGCGTTCGTGTTCGCTAACCACACCTATGCGGCCGCACCGGGAATGGAATTGCGGATTGCCGCTTTTGCACCGATGAGTGACTTCTCCGGCCCGATCGTCGAGGCACGGAACCAGGTCATCCTGGTGACGGCCGTTTTCCTGCTGTTCATCATCCCCCTCGCCGTCATCGGCGCTCGCCGGGTCGGGCGCTCTCTCTCGATTCTCACCACGGACGCCGAGCGCATCACGCATCTCGATTTTTCCGGCGAGGTCGGTCAGCTGCCCACCATCCTCTACGAAGTCGTCACCCTCGGCGAGGCCCACAAGGTTATGAAGAGCACGCTCAGCGAGCGTACGCGAGCCCTGACGGTGGCGGAGGAGAAGCTCGCCAGCCTGGTGGAGAACGGGATCATGCTGTCCCGGGAGCAGAACCGGCAGGCCCTTCTCCGTCACATCCTCTTCGGCGGAAAGAAGCTTTGCAATTGCGACGCCGGCACGATGTACCTCAAGACCGACCGGGAGACGCTGATGTTTGCGCTCCGGACCAAGGACGACGTTCTGCCCTCCATCGAGATTCCGCTCCGGGATCCGGCCACGGGAGCCCTGAACGAGCAGTACGTCTCGATCTACACGGCGGTGCACAACGAATCGGTCATCATCGACGACGTCTATTCCGAAACACGGTTCGACTTGAGCGGCTCCCATCGCTTCGACGAGGAAACGGGATACCGGACCGTCTCAATGCTGACGGTCCCCATGTCGCCCCGGGAGGGCGAGGTGATCGGGGTCCTGCAGTTCATGAACGCCCTGGACCCTGATACGGAAGAGGTCATCCCGTTCCCCCGCGAACTGGTGGGATTCGTCGAGGCGCTGGCCTCGCAGTCGGCGGTGGCGCTGGAAAACCACAACCTGCTCCAGGCGCAGCGGACCCTGATGGATGCCCTGATCCGGCTCGTGGCGGGCGCCATCGACGCCAAGAGTCCCTATACCGGCGGCCACTGCGAGCGGGTGCCGGAGCTGGCGATCATGCTGGCGGAAGAGGCCTCCCGGGTACAGGAGGGGCCGTTTGCGGATTTCAACTTCAAAACGGAGGAGGAGTGGCGGGAATTCCGGATCGGCGCATGGCTCCACGACTGCGGCAAGGTCACGACCCCGGAGTACGTGGTCGACAAGGCGACCAAACTGGAAACGATCTACAACCGGATCCACGAGGTGCGCACGCGCTTCGAAGTGCTGCTCCGGGACGCCGAGATCGAGTGCCTCAAGGCCATCCAGGGCGGCGTCGCTCCGGAAGCCGCCCTGCGGGACTACCGCGAGAAGCGGGTCCAATTGATTGATGATTTCGCCTTCGTGGCGGAGTGCAACATCGGCGGCGAGTCCATGGATCCGGAGCGGATCGTGCGGCTCAAGCGGATCGCCGGCCGGACCTGGCTGCGCCATCTCGACGACCGCCTCGGCCTGTCCCACGAAGAGATGAGGCGCTATGAAGGCATACCGGCCCCCGAATTGCCGGCAGTCGAAACGCTCCTCTCCGACAAGCCCTGGCACGTCATTCCCCGGCTCGACAAAAGGGCCCTCGATCCCCGGTACGGATTCAAGGTGGATGTTCCCGAAGACCTCTACAACTTCGGAGAGATCCTCAACCTGTGCGTGGAGCGGGGAACGCTCACCGCGGAGGAGCGCTTCAAGATCAACGAGCACATCATCCAGACGGTCGCCATGCTGGACGCCCTGCCCTTCCCGAGGGAGCTGCGGCGGGTCCCGGAGTATGCGGGCTCCCACCACGAAACGCTGACGGGCTCGGGCTACCCCCGCCGGTTGACGAAGGACGATCTGTCCGTTCCGGCCCGCATCATGGCCATCGCCGACATCTTCGAGGCCCTGACCGCCTCCGACCGCCCCTACAAAAAGGCCAAGACCCTGTCCGAATCGGTGAAGATCCTGTCCTTCTTCAAGAAAGACCGGCACATCGATCCGGACCTGTTCGATCTCTTCCTCCGCTCGGGTGTCTACCTGCGGTACGCCAGACGCTTCCTGAAGCCGGAGCAGATCGACGAGGTGGACACTTCCAAGTATCTGAATTGATCTCGGAATGACTCGAATGCACCGGCGGCGGAGGGTGGGAGTCCCTCTTCCGCCGGCCGCTCAACATGTCAGGATACCGCCTGTTTCCTTCCTCCCTGGATTCCCTTGACGGCATAGCCCATGTAAGAAGCGCTCATATCGCTGCTTTCGCGCATGTCCAGGCGGCGCCCCAGCTCCCGGTAGGAAATCCGGCCCCTGACGCGCCGGTTGAAATTCAGCAATATGCCGACCGGATTGCTGCGCGGGGCGATCCCCCGGATGTCCCGCTGGACAAGTCCATGCTGGGCAAGCAGGCCGGACAACTCGGCCGGACGGATGAACTTCTTCCAGACGTGGGAGTTCGGCTCCGCGAAGGCCGTGGACGGCCAGTCCTGCATGACCTTGATGACGGCGATCCAGCTCCGGAAGGTCCGGTTGATCGTGTCGTAGCAGAAGATCCCACCGGTCCGGAGAACCCTCGATATCTCCGAGATCACCCGCCCGACGTCCCCGACATGCTCCAGGACGTCGCAGCAGAGGACGACGTCGAAACGCCCGCTGCTAAACGGAAGCTGCTCGCCCGCAGCCGTCCCGTACTCGATCCGCAGTCCGCCTTCCATCGCATGCCGCCGTGCTGTCAGGATGGACGGTTCCGACGAATCCACGCCGGTCACCTCGAAGCCGGCCCGGGCAAACTCCTCCGCCAGGAGCCCTCCGCCGCACCCCACGTCGAGCACGGTCCGGAACCGTGGCCCCCCGCCATGCTCCCCCTCCAGGATCCGCCGGAAATAGCCGAACCGCACCGGATTGACGAAGTACCGGATGGTGGCGAATTCGCCTTCGTCTTCATCCCACCAGGCGTGTCCGCGCCGGCTGTAGATTTCGTTATTCACCTGCACGGCACGATCCCCTTATCCTCCCGCCACAAAAGCGTGCCCCACGAACAGAAACACGACCGAGGCGACAACGAGGCCCGCCAGGACAGCCTCCCTGCTCGGGAATGGGATGTTTCGAACGATCCCCTTCACATGACGGAGCAGGGCCTTCCTGTTCAGGATGACATGCCAGGCGGCGAAGGCAAGAAAGAGCACGGCCAGGATATTGTGAGCCGCCATCCAGGCGTGGCGCGGGGTCGTCATGGCGGAAAACTGGTAGAGGTGATTGGCGTACCCGGTGAGCGGAAGACCGAGACCGGAAATGGCGGCCCCCAGAGCGGTGAAGGCCCTTGTGTTGAGAAACTTCCCCTTGTTCGATTGCATTCGTCCATCCTCCCTTATCGGTGCCTCTCCAGCGCATCGCGGAGCGCTGCGAGGACGCGGACCGTCGCCTGCACGTCCTTCGCATCGAGTGTTTCACCCATCATGCGCTCGAAGGTATGCATGCGCTCGTGGATTTTCCGGAACGCCTGACGCCCTTTGGGTGTCAGACTCACGTAGTTTCGACGCCCGTCCCGGGAATCGGATCGCCTTTTGACCCAGCCCTGCTCCTCCATCTCCCGGACAAGGCGGGTCACGGCGGCGGCGTTGATGCCGAGCCGGCGGGCGATCTCCATGACGCCGGCCTCTTTGGGCAGTTCGATTGCCAGGAGTCTTAACAAAGCAAGCCTGGAGGTCGATATGCCGATGATCCGCGGGATGAGATTCAGCATCGCCTGCTGCGTGCGATAGAGATCCCTCAAGAGATGAAGCTCGTCCCCCTTGTGCCCAAGGAATTCTTCTTTCATTTTTCTTTCCTGTTTTCCATGGCTTTGTTGATTGCATAAGTCATTGACCTTGTCAATTACTTATTTGTGGAATGGACCGTTGCGGTAATGAATGGGTTCCCGGGACTGAGGAATCAGTCCTTGGTGAAGAGTGCGGACCGGCTCAGGGAAATCCCGGGACGGTCGACGAGCGTCAGGCCGACCCGCTCTGCCGCATCCAGGGTGGACTCGAATTTTTCAGCACGGACATGAAGTCGGGGTTCGACGATCAGCATGCGGCCGCCGGGCCGGAGACAGTCCTTGAGGTCAGATAGGAAGGCCTGCTGGTCCGGCACTTCGTGAATCATCCAGAAGATCAGGATGAAATCGGCATCGTTGGGCATGGCCGGATCGCCGGGTTTTCCAAGATGGGTTATGAGATTCCCGCCAAGGCCCGCCCGTTCCGCCCTCTGCCGGAGGGCATCCAGCATCCGCTTCTGGATGTCGAGGGCGACGACCTTTCCCCCGCTGCCGACGAGGCGCAAGAGCGGGATCGTGAAGTAGCCCATCCCGGGCCCGACGTCGATCACGGTGAAGCCGGGCTTTGCATGCGGCTCCAGGATTTTCTCCGGGTCCTGGAAAAGGCGGCGGAGCGGGTTGTCGAAGCTCCTGCAGAGCCACCACGGACAGACATGCCTGCCCCTGACGAAGAGGACATCGAGGATTCCTTTCATGCTCAGTCCCATCCATTCCCTCCTGCGCATCGACGACCGGTGATTTGCACCTTACCCGGAAACCACGGATCCATGCAACCGGGTCGAGGGGCAGATTTTACATATTGCCCAAAAAAAACGGGACGGACACCTCATGCCCGCCCCGCTCCGTATTCATTCCCGGCCGGGACGGCGCATCGTCCATCCCGGCCGCCATTTTTACGCCCGTTCAATCGCGGTCGAGCCAGATCTTCATCTCCCTGGCCTGCCGGGTCAGCTCGTCCCGGAACGAGGGGTGGGCGATGCCGATCAGGGCCTCCGCCCGCTGCCAGGTCGATTTCCCCTTGAGCTGCACGATGCCATACTCCGTGGCGACGTACTGCACGCAGGAGCGGGGAACGGTGACAATGGATCCGAGTTTGAGCGTCGGGACGATGCGGGAATGGATGTTGCCCTTCTTGTCTGTGAAGGTAGAGCTCAAGGCGATGATCCCCTTCCCGCCCCGGGAATTGAAGGCCCCGAAAATGAAATCGAATTGGCCGCCCGTACCGGAGATATGGACGGTACCCGCCGACTCGGAACAGACCTGGCTGAACAGGTCGACCTCGATGGCGTTGTTGATGGCGACGACCTTGTCGTTGACCTGGATTACCCGCGGATCGTTCGTGTAGTTCACGGGATAGGAGGCACAGGCGGGATTGTTGTGGAGAAAGTTGTAAAGCTTCTTCGTTCCCATGGCGAAGGTGTAGACCATCTTGAAGCGGTCCGTCGTCTTCCGGTTGCCGGTGATCTTCCCGGTATTGTAGAGGTCCACCATGGAATCCACGAGCATCTCCGTGTGAATGCCGA harbors:
- a CDS encoding OmpA family protein, yielding MTRTLMKTGLAVLALLFTVGCATAPAPKSYAVLMENPDGTTGQIAVSGAKGEVLLDKPRTGTDLDGSTGTPYAVGEDRIRRDFGEALAARPPLPVSFMLYYRAGGTVLTGESQALIPAILEATRTRPAPDVSVIGHTDTVGNSEANEKLALQRAQSVAEIIRKAGLQVQDLTIASHGERNLLVSTPDNTPEPRNRRVEVTVR
- a CDS encoding FecR domain-containing protein, translated to MFRFIMAILLLFPACVWAGDQDAIGYVKTVKGSAFVLDGGKSVRAAPGTPIKMGNTLKTGPGGSMGVTFKDNTVMSFGPDTVLTVDEYLYAPGKDNLKFGTTASKGSLEVVSGVIARLKPNSVRMKTPTGTIGIRGTHYLLKVEPQEGGEKP
- a CDS encoding DUF4405 domain-containing protein — encoded protein: MQSNKGKFLNTRAFTALGAAISGLGLPLTGYANHLYQFSAMTTPRHAWMAAHNILAVLFLAFAAWHVILNRKALLRHVKGIVRNIPFPSREAVLAGLVVASVVFLFVGHAFVAGG
- a CDS encoding HD domain-containing phosphohydrolase yields the protein MTLFPNLKLRFHNWAVIALLCFVFVLTASVMAVVITKFNAMAEDNARKRFLLITQTGVERLKALIGGTGRHVEVYADVKQERFRRDGRLNDRDMWLTFMSQLKTEDNLYSVYFGLENDDFYQVVHTRGNPGWNAHIAAPRNTWFAQRTIIRTSGGGREESWRYWSSDMQPIGTKKRPSDYFPTVRPWYWGVKLAKPVAITDPYVFASSREPGITISSPLPGGIGVLGADLSLGSLRDFLSKIPLTPNGAIVVLDRKNRILAHHSTSPTCRLKDTAVLMPVSTTGSPLLAVLENWKGGDGGTETRIVDVGGDAFVFANHTYAAAPGMELRIAAFAPMSDFSGPIVEARNQVILVTAVFLLFIIPLAVIGARRVGRSLSILTTDAERITHLDFSGEVGQLPTILYEVVTLGEAHKVMKSTLSERTRALTVAEEKLASLVENGIMLSREQNRQALLRHILFGGKKLCNCDAGTMYLKTDRETLMFALRTKDDVLPSIEIPLRDPATGALNEQYVSIYTAVHNESVIIDDVYSETRFDLSGSHRFDEETGYRTVSMLTVPMSPREGEVIGVLQFMNALDPDTEEVIPFPRELVGFVEALASQSAVALENHNLLQAQRTLMDALIRLVAGAIDAKSPYTGGHCERVPELAIMLAEEASRVQEGPFADFNFKTEEEWREFRIGAWLHDCGKVTTPEYVVDKATKLETIYNRIHEVRTRFEVLLRDAEIECLKAIQGGVAPEAALRDYREKRVQLIDDFAFVAECNIGGESMDPERIVRLKRIAGRTWLRHLDDRLGLSHEEMRRYEGIPAPELPAVETLLSDKPWHVIPRLDKRALDPRYGFKVDVPEDLYNFGEILNLCVERGTLTAEERFKINEHIIQTVAMLDALPFPRELRRVPEYAGSHHETLTGSGYPRRLTKDDLSVPARIMAIADIFEALTASDRPYKKAKTLSESVKILSFFKKDRHIDPDLFDLFLRSGVYLRYARRFLKPEQIDEVDTSKYLN
- a CDS encoding class I SAM-dependent methyltransferase, which translates into the protein MGLSMKGILDVLFVRGRHVCPWWLCRSFDNPLRRLFQDPEKILEPHAKPGFTVIDVGPGMGYFTIPLLRLVGSGGKVVALDIQKRMLDALRQRAERAGLGGNLITHLGKPGDPAMPNDADFILIFWMIHEVPDQQAFLSDLKDCLRPGGRMLIVEPRLHVRAEKFESTLDAAERVGLTLVDRPGISLSRSALFTKD
- the ubiG gene encoding bifunctional 2-polyprenyl-6-hydroxyphenol methylase/3-demethylubiquinol 3-O-methyltransferase UbiG; its protein translation is MQVNNEIYSRRGHAWWDEDEGEFATIRYFVNPVRFGYFRRILEGEHGGGPRFRTVLDVGCGGGLLAEEFARAGFEVTGVDSSEPSILTARRHAMEGGLRIEYGTAAGEQLPFSSGRFDVVLCCDVLEHVGDVGRVISEISRVLRTGGIFCYDTINRTFRSWIAVIKVMQDWPSTAFAEPNSHVWKKFIRPAELSGLLAQHGLVQRDIRGIAPRSNPVGILLNFNRRVRGRISYRELGRRLDMRESSDMSASYMGYAVKGIQGGRKQAVS
- a CDS encoding MarR family transcriptional regulator, with protein sequence MKEEFLGHKGDELHLLRDLYRTQQAMLNLIPRIIGISTSRLALLRLLAIELPKEAGVMEIARRLGINAAAVTRLVREMEEQGWVKRRSDSRDGRRNYVSLTPKGRQAFRKIHERMHTFERMMGETLDAKDVQATVRVLAALRDALERHR
- a CDS encoding adenylate/guanylate cyclase domain-containing protein translates to MKFFQKLTPAMTAPFLAVFLGVVLFLFDPLPLQVLRNAAFDQYQRWQPRPYESAPVRIIDIDEESLKKVGQWPWPRTRVAELVDILEQAGAAAVGMDIVFAEPDRTSPKSMAAAWSLPEDLRRRLAGLTDHDEVLARTIRHGRVVLGFAAERDGPERLLPARPFRFIFSGPSPLPFLHPFESSVTAIPLLENAAAGNGVLSFIPDSDGVVRRVPLVVSLRDQAMPSLAAEALRVAQDQANYIVKTSAGKGVGMEEIRIGAFTVPTTPRGEIWVHYTRPVPDRYIPAWKVLAGEAPRDRIDGHIVLLGTSAQGLMDLRFSPAGTIIPGVEAHAQALEQIFTKAYLTRPSQAEAIEALVIVIGGLLVAIIALSTQAMVSAGVTAAVLLAAGGGAWIAFSRYGLLLDPVTPGLAIAITFVAGSVVRHRTSEQRQRWVREAFSRYVSPNRVDYLVEHPDQLELGGQRRVCSFIFTDLAGFTSLMESMDPGDAVSILNAYLDEMVTIAFRHGGTLDRIVGDAVAIMFSAPVVQPDHQERALNCALEMHAFAERYADDLNAKGIAFGQTRIGVHTGEVIVGNFGGTTMFDYRALGDAVNTASRLEGANKHLGTRICVSEATRAGCPDAAVRPVGSLILKGKTEPLIVYEPIAAERETVGTGSRDPVYEAAFGLLQSRSPDADKAFERLADERPHDPLVHLHLGRLRAGETGDTIVLAEK